From a region of the Arachis ipaensis cultivar K30076 chromosome B09, Araip1.1, whole genome shotgun sequence genome:
- the LOC107619149 gene encoding F-box/LRR-repeat protein 13 isoform X1 produces MRIITRSQSRKKIGRYNQNESEGDDGDRLSDLPDSILLHIMSFMMIHDVIKTCILSTRWKNLWKSMPNIKLHTADFRNHCVFSEFISGIVSCRDGRGDGDHPLISLDFSRHGYLQNYILTDLMRYVVSKDIQHLKIYVPYNLGLPSFVFSCSSLLSLDLSVSSYDLKRRTRISKPLELPSLVSLRLESVAISVDENCQAEPFSKCVKLKTLSIKNFLMISPDSDIDRSGTLVISNAKLANLTIKEYKRYKILVSTPNLRSFTLDGSPFQQLRGKKGMAIELQSSSLA; encoded by the coding sequence ATGAGGATAATAACAAGGAGTCAAAGTAGGAAAAAGATAGGAAGGTACAATCAGAATGAGAGTGAAGGTGACGATGGAGATAGGCTCAGTGATTTGCCGGATTCAATTCTGTTGCATATAATGTCATTTATGATGATTCATGACGTTATTAAGACTTGCATTTTGTCAACAAGGTGGAAGAATCTTTGGAAATCCATGCCTAATATTAAATTACACACTGCAGACTTCAGGAACCATTGTGTTTTCTCTGAATTTATTTCCGGTATTGTGTCATGCCGTGATGGCCGCGGCGATGGCGATCACCCCTTGATTAGCCTGGACTTCAGTCGCCATGGCTATTTGCAAAACTATATCTTGACCGATCTCATGAGATATGTGGTGTCGAAAGATATACAACATCTGAAAATTTATGTTCCATACAATCTTGGTTTGccttcttttgtgttctcttgtaGCTCCTTGTTATCGCTTGACCTATCGGTTTCTTCGTATGATCTTAAGAGGAGAACAAGAATATCGAAGCCTTTAGAACTCCCGTCATTGGTGAGTTTGCGCCTTGAAAGTGTTGCAATTTCTGTAGACGAGAATTGCCAAGCAGAACCCTTCTCAAAATGTGTAAAGTTAAAAACCCTATCCATCAAGAATTTTCTGATGATCTCACCTGATTCTGACATAGACAGGTCAGGAACTCTCGTTATATCGAATGCTAAGCTCGCCAATTTGACCATCAAGGAATATAAACGGTACAAGATTTTAGTGTCTACACCTAATCTAAGATCATTTACTTTGGATGGTTCTCCTTTTCAACAGTTACGTGGGAAGAAAGGGATGGCTATTGAGCTTCAATCTTCCTCACTAGCATAA
- the LOC107619149 gene encoding F-box/LRR-repeat protein 13 isoform X2 produces the protein MRIITRSQSRKKIGRYNQNESEGDDGDRLSDLPDSILLHIMSFMMIHDVIKTCILSTRWKNLWKSMPNIKLHTADFRNHCVFSEFISGIVSCRDGRGDGDHPLISLDFSRHGYLQNYILTDLMRYVVSKDIQHLKIYVPYNLGLPSFVFSCSSLLSLDLSVSSYDLKRRTRISKPLELPSLVSLRLESVAISVDENCQAEPFSKCVKLKTLSIKNFLMISPDSDIDSYVGRKGWLLSFNLPH, from the exons ATGAGGATAATAACAAGGAGTCAAAGTAGGAAAAAGATAGGAAGGTACAATCAGAATGAGAGTGAAGGTGACGATGGAGATAGGCTCAGTGATTTGCCGGATTCAATTCTGTTGCATATAATGTCATTTATGATGATTCATGACGTTATTAAGACTTGCATTTTGTCAACAAGGTGGAAGAATCTTTGGAAATCCATGCCTAATATTAAATTACACACTGCAGACTTCAGGAACCATTGTGTTTTCTCTGAATTTATTTCCGGTATTGTGTCATGCCGTGATGGCCGCGGCGATGGCGATCACCCCTTGATTAGCCTGGACTTCAGTCGCCATGGCTATTTGCAAAACTATATCTTGACCGATCTCATGAGATATGTGGTGTCGAAAGATATACAACATCTGAAAATTTATGTTCCATACAATCTTGGTTTGccttcttttgtgttctcttgtaGCTCCTTGTTATCGCTTGACCTATCGGTTTCTTCGTATGATCTTAAGAGGAGAACAAGAATATCGAAGCCTTTAGAACTCCCGTCATTGGTGAGTTTGCGCCTTGAAAGTGTTGCAATTTCTGTAGACGAGAATTGCCAAGCAGAACCCTTCTCAAAATGTGTAAAGTTAAAAACCCTATCCATCAAGAATTTTCTGATGATCTCACCTGATTCTGACATAGACAG TTACGTGGGAAGAAAGGGATGGCTATTGAGCTTCAATCTTCCTCACTAG